A genomic segment from Neobacillus sp. YX16 encodes:
- a CDS encoding H-type small acid-soluble spore protein gives MNVNRVKQILSSSADIEVKYNGTSVWIDQLNEDGRTATVHLRGPLEERTIVEIGELVED, from the coding sequence ATGAATGTAAACCGTGTTAAACAAATTCTATCGTCATCCGCAGATATTGAAGTCAAATATAATGGAACTTCTGTCTGGATTGACCAATTAAACGAGGATGGAAGAACAGCTACTGTACACCTCAGAGGTCCTCTTGAAGAAAGAACGATAGTTGAGATAGGGGAACTTGTTGAGGACTAA
- a CDS encoding Na+/H+ antiporter subunit A — MSFLHLAIVAPLILSIFIPLFYRTFRQIHTGWFVLPLPILLFGYFLTFLPETMSGTSFIKMINWIPSLGINFTAKVDGLGLLFSLLITGIGALVVLYSIYYLAKNKEKLNNFYVYLLLFMAAMLGVVLSDNLIVMYAFWELTSFSSFLLIGYWYERDKSRYGAQKSMLITVFGGLAMLGGIILLYIMTGTFSFTEIMSQANEIFNHALFVPALLCILLGAFTKSAQFPFYIWLPDAMEAPTPVSAYLHSATMVKAGIYLVARFTPVFGEHILWFWLVAGVGVLTMIWGSVFAVKQTDLKAILAFSTVSQLGLIMSLLGVGAAAYHYDFLDENIFTVAVTAAIFHLINHATFKGSLFMAAGIVDHETGTRDIRKLGGLMHFMPITFTISIVGAFSMAGLPPFNGFLSKEMFFTAMVHVTEMDIFNLETWGILFPVLAWIASIFTFIYSMILVFQTFTGKYQPEKLDKKPHEAPIGLLISPIILVSLVIIFGFFPNLLSDSLISPAMASILPSLLGGGGEFKVHISFWHGPTIELFMTLGVIILGLVLYITHSRWKKIYKGIPEKLELNRFYDFVLEGLQSVSYKLTNTYMNGSIRSYLVYIFAFFIIILAATLIGKNAFTFSTSNVSSIGVYEVALAILVVLGSICILFAKSRMTSIILLGAVGYTVSLFYVLFRAPDLALTQLVIETISVALFLVCFYHLPKLRKFETRMRFRLINALISVGVGAIVTLIALSAHSSKLFDSISKYYVENTYTEAAGKNMVNVILVDFRGFDTLFEITVLAIASLGIFGMIKLRLNRRKEG, encoded by the coding sequence TTGTCTTTTCTACACTTGGCGATTGTAGCACCATTAATCCTATCAATTTTTATCCCTCTATTTTACAGAACATTTCGTCAAATACATACTGGTTGGTTTGTGTTACCTCTACCTATTTTATTGTTCGGCTATTTTCTCACTTTCCTACCGGAAACAATGAGTGGGACATCATTTATTAAAATGATTAACTGGATTCCGTCTTTAGGAATTAATTTTACAGCAAAAGTCGACGGACTTGGCCTTTTATTTTCCCTGCTTATAACAGGGATTGGGGCATTGGTTGTTCTATATTCCATCTATTATCTAGCAAAGAATAAAGAAAAGCTCAATAACTTTTATGTATATTTACTTCTCTTCATGGCTGCCATGCTGGGAGTTGTCTTATCGGATAACTTAATTGTGATGTATGCATTTTGGGAATTAACTAGCTTTTCATCTTTTTTATTAATTGGTTACTGGTACGAACGAGATAAATCCCGTTACGGGGCACAAAAATCTATGCTCATTACGGTATTTGGCGGACTTGCCATGCTAGGAGGAATCATCCTTCTTTACATCATGACTGGAACCTTTAGCTTCACAGAAATTATGTCTCAAGCAAATGAAATTTTTAACCACGCATTATTTGTGCCTGCATTACTATGTATTTTACTTGGTGCTTTTACAAAATCTGCACAATTTCCATTCTATATTTGGCTTCCGGATGCTATGGAAGCTCCAACGCCAGTTAGTGCCTACTTACACTCGGCGACAATGGTCAAGGCAGGAATATATTTGGTAGCACGTTTTACTCCTGTGTTCGGAGAACATATTCTTTGGTTCTGGCTTGTTGCAGGTGTTGGAGTACTGACCATGATATGGGGTTCTGTATTTGCCGTGAAACAAACCGATTTAAAAGCGATATTAGCCTTTTCAACTGTCAGTCAATTAGGACTTATCATGTCATTGCTTGGTGTTGGAGCAGCCGCCTATCATTATGATTTTTTGGATGAAAACATCTTTACGGTAGCTGTAACAGCGGCTATTTTCCACTTAATCAACCATGCAACCTTTAAAGGAAGCTTGTTCATGGCAGCTGGAATCGTCGATCATGAAACAGGTACACGGGATATACGTAAATTGGGTGGATTAATGCATTTTATGCCAATCACATTTACGATATCTATTGTTGGTGCATTCTCAATGGCAGGACTTCCTCCCTTTAATGGTTTCTTAAGTAAAGAGATGTTCTTTACAGCGATGGTTCATGTAACCGAAATGGATATATTTAACCTCGAAACCTGGGGGATATTATTCCCAGTGCTTGCTTGGATTGCCAGCATCTTTACCTTTATTTATAGCATGATTCTTGTTTTTCAAACCTTTACAGGTAAATATCAGCCTGAAAAACTTGATAAAAAACCACATGAAGCTCCAATTGGATTGCTGATTTCACCGATAATTTTAGTTTCACTAGTGATTATTTTCGGTTTTTTCCCAAACCTATTATCAGATAGTCTGATCTCACCAGCTATGGCTTCGATTCTTCCAAGTCTACTAGGAGGGGGGGGAGAATTTAAGGTTCATATTTCCTTCTGGCATGGTCCTACAATTGAACTGTTTATGACACTTGGTGTAATTATATTAGGATTGGTACTTTATATAACACATTCTAGATGGAAAAAAATCTATAAAGGTATTCCTGAGAAGCTGGAGCTTAATCGATTTTATGACTTCGTATTAGAAGGATTACAATCAGTCTCCTATAAGCTAACAAATACTTATATGAATGGATCGATTAGGTCGTATCTCGTATATATATTTGCATTCTTCATAATAATTCTTGCAGCCACCCTTATTGGAAAGAATGCCTTTACGTTTAGTACAAGCAATGTATCTTCGATAGGAGTATACGAAGTCGCCCTAGCCATTCTTGTTGTTTTGGGATCGATTTGTATTCTATTTGCTAAATCAAGAATGACTTCTATCATCCTGCTTGGTGCTGTTGGTTATACTGTTTCTCTATTTTATGTTTTATTTAGAGCTCCTGATTTAGCTTTAACTCAGCTTGTTATTGAAACGATTTCTGTAGCACTATTCTTGGTTTGCTTCTATCATTTACCGAAATTAAGAAAGTTTGAGACAAGGATGAGATTTAGACTTATTAATGCTCTCATCTCGGTTGGAGTAGGTGCAATTGTAACCTTAATCGCACTTTCTGCTCATAGCAGTAAGCTATTTGATTCTATATCAAAATATTATGTGGAGAATACGTATACAGAGGCTGCCGGCAAAAACATGGTAAACGTTATTCTAGTTGATTTTCGCGGCTTTGATACTCTTTTTGAAATCACAGTATTGGCAATTGCTTCATTAGGAATTTTTGGCATGATCAAATTAAGATTGAACAGGAGGAAAGAAGGATGA
- a CDS encoding Na(+)/H(+) antiporter subunit B: MRKTNNIILETAIKVLLFFIVLYSVYIFTAGHYYPGGGFIGGLMTAGAIVLLLIAYDIKTVEGFLPVNYRILTAIGLLFAIGTSAGSLLFDVPFLTHAFGDVQLPILGELSLHTATLFDLGVYFVVVGVTMTIIQTIGEDD, translated from the coding sequence ATGAGAAAAACAAACAATATCATACTTGAAACAGCCATAAAAGTTCTTCTTTTCTTTATTGTCCTGTACTCAGTCTATATTTTCACAGCAGGCCATTATTATCCCGGAGGAGGGTTTATAGGAGGGTTAATGACAGCCGGGGCGATTGTTCTCCTATTAATTGCCTATGATATTAAAACAGTTGAGGGATTTTTGCCAGTAAACTACCGTATTCTCACGGCGATTGGGCTGCTATTTGCAATTGGAACAAGTGCGGGTTCTCTCCTCTTTGATGTTCCGTTTTTAACGCATGCGTTTGGAGATGTTCAGTTACCGATTCTTGGTGAATTATCACTTCATACAGCAACACTTTTTGATTTAGGAGTTTACTTTGTTGTTGTGGGAGTTACGATGACCATTATTCAAACGATAGGGGAGGATGACTAA
- a CDS encoding YjcZ family sporulation protein — MGQNGGNNNAFALIVVLFILLIIVGSAFIGGGF, encoded by the coding sequence ATGGGTCAAAATGGTGGTAATAACAATGCATTTGCATTAATTGTTGTTTTGTTTATTCTTCTAATAATTGTCGGGTCTGCTTTCATTGGAGGCGGATTTTAA
- a CDS encoding Na+/H+ antiporter subunit D gives MTNLIILPILIPLFTGVILIFLNKRITAQRVVATISSIGTIIAAWLIVQRVRIDGIQSLNVSSWDAPFGITLVSDMFSALLVLTTSIISFVCLIYSFKSIGEEREKYYFYAVFNFLLVGVNGAFTTGDIFNLFVFFEVMLMSSYVLLVLGGTKIQLRESIKYLLVNVISSALFVIAVAYLYSVVGTLNMAHISTRINEISVNGMPGILTVIAVLFLIVFGLKGAIFPLYFWMPGSYYAPPAPVLALFGALLTKVGVYSITRTYTLFFYHDMDTFGLLSILAILSIVFGVIGAIAYWDIKNIIIYNIIVAVGVILYGISVLNTASITGAVYYLIHDILIKAALFLLIGIVISITGTSNLRNISGLINRYPGLGWTFFIAALALAGIPPLSGFVGKLLIVQGGIEGESFIGGFITLMSSLLVLFSVMKIFINGFWGKDRTYRREEKAPVKQLLIAPVILVVISALYGIGSESILPYITQAADTLLDPNIYINAVLKE, from the coding sequence ATGACTAACTTAATCATTTTACCTATATTAATCCCCTTATTTACTGGGGTAATATTAATTTTTCTTAATAAAAGAATCACCGCTCAGCGAGTTGTTGCAACGATTTCTTCAATAGGTACAATTATTGCTGCTTGGTTAATTGTACAAAGGGTACGGATTGATGGGATCCAATCCCTCAATGTCAGCAGCTGGGATGCTCCATTTGGGATAACTTTAGTATCTGACATGTTTTCAGCACTCTTAGTACTTACAACAAGTATTATTTCGTTTGTTTGTTTAATTTACTCCTTTAAATCGATAGGAGAAGAACGTGAAAAATATTACTTCTATGCTGTGTTTAACTTTTTATTAGTAGGAGTAAACGGAGCGTTTACAACAGGAGATATCTTTAACCTATTTGTGTTTTTTGAGGTTATGCTTATGTCTTCCTATGTTTTGTTAGTACTTGGAGGAACCAAGATACAACTAAGAGAATCCATTAAATATTTACTTGTCAATGTCATTTCATCAGCGTTATTTGTTATTGCGGTTGCCTATTTATATTCCGTAGTTGGCACGTTAAATATGGCGCATATTTCTACTAGAATTAATGAAATAAGTGTAAATGGAATGCCAGGGATATTAACGGTTATTGCTGTATTGTTTTTAATCGTTTTTGGTTTGAAAGGGGCCATTTTCCCACTCTACTTTTGGATGCCGGGATCCTATTATGCGCCACCTGCCCCTGTATTAGCTCTTTTCGGTGCTTTATTGACAAAAGTAGGAGTCTATTCGATTACAAGAACGTATACGCTTTTCTTTTATCATGATATGGATACTTTTGGTCTTCTTTCCATTCTAGCGATTCTGTCAATTGTGTTCGGTGTTATTGGTGCAATTGCTTACTGGGATATCAAGAACATCATTATTTATAATATCATCGTCGCGGTAGGTGTTATCTTGTATGGGATTTCCGTCTTGAACACGGCTTCCATCACAGGTGCTGTTTACTATTTGATACACGACATTCTTATAAAAGCAGCTTTATTTCTACTTATAGGGATCGTCATTTCGATTACCGGGACTAGTAATTTAAGAAATATCAGCGGGCTTATTAACCGTTATCCGGGTCTTGGCTGGACATTCTTTATTGCTGCTCTAGCTCTCGCAGGAATTCCGCCGTTGAGTGGATTTGTTGGAAAGCTACTTATTGTGCAAGGAGGGATTGAGGGGGAGAGCTTTATTGGCGGCTTCATTACACTGATGTCCAGTTTACTCGTTCTTTTTTCGGTTATGAAAATCTTTATTAACGGTTTTTGGGGAAAGGACCGCACATACCGCAGAGAGGAAAAAGCACCTGTAAAACAATTGCTTATTGCTCCCGTTATATTAGTAGTGATTTCTGCTCTTTACGGAATTGGTTCTGAATCCATATTGCCATATATTACGCAGGCAGCAGATACCTTATTAGATCCGAATATCTATATCAATGCTGTCTTAAAGGAGTGA
- a CDS encoding NarK/NasA family nitrate transporter, whose product MSQGTKQLYLQTTSLVAGFMVWVLISSLMPYIQADIKLSSTQISLATAVPVILGSLLRVPIGYWTNRFGARTIFTISFIVLLLPIGILSIANSLFMLILGGLMLGIGGAVFSVGVTSLPKYYPKEKHGFINGIYGAGNIGTALTSFASPVLANAFGWRTTIQIFLVVVLVFAVLNFLFGDKNEKKANNSLSNQIKEVYKNEKLWFLSLFYFITFGSFVAFTIYLPSFLVNHFDLDKVDAGLRTAGFIALATVFRPIGGWLGDKLNPFFILMGVFTGLTFAGFLLAFTPSLPIYSFGCLFVAICAGLGNGTIFKLVPLYFSKQAGIVNGIVSAMGGLGGFFPPIILTILFNWTGHYAIGFMSLSEFSLAASILVVWLYYREKQDISAKIVNHATDGITVTDKNGIIQSVNPAFTKITGYTKDEVIGKTPSVLQSGEHDNAFYKKMWDSLINAGYWEGFIWNKRKNQEIYQEWLTITAIRDDSGDTKNYVGMFHEVDDKKKS is encoded by the coding sequence ATGTCTCAAGGTACAAAACAATTATATCTTCAAACTACAAGCCTTGTTGCCGGTTTTATGGTCTGGGTGCTTATCTCATCACTTATGCCATACATTCAAGCAGATATTAAACTATCATCAACGCAAATATCCTTGGCCACGGCCGTACCTGTAATCCTTGGGTCCTTACTTAGAGTTCCAATTGGATATTGGACAAATCGGTTTGGTGCTAGAACCATTTTTACGATTAGTTTTATTGTTTTATTACTGCCTATTGGGATTCTAAGCATTGCTAACTCACTATTCATGTTGATTTTGGGTGGATTAATGCTCGGTATTGGCGGAGCAGTTTTCTCTGTAGGTGTTACTTCCCTGCCTAAATATTACCCAAAAGAAAAACATGGCTTTATTAATGGAATTTATGGTGCTGGGAATATTGGAACAGCACTTACATCGTTCGCTTCACCCGTTCTAGCAAATGCATTTGGATGGAGAACGACGATACAGATATTCCTCGTTGTTGTCTTGGTCTTTGCTGTCTTAAATTTTCTTTTCGGTGATAAAAATGAGAAAAAGGCTAACAACTCCTTATCTAATCAAATAAAAGAAGTTTATAAAAATGAAAAGCTTTGGTTTTTAAGTTTATTCTATTTCATTACGTTCGGATCATTTGTTGCCTTCACAATCTATTTGCCTTCTTTCTTAGTCAATCATTTTGATTTAGATAAAGTAGATGCTGGCTTACGTACAGCTGGTTTCATCGCATTGGCTACTGTTTTCCGGCCAATTGGCGGTTGGCTTGGAGATAAATTAAATCCATTTTTTATTTTAATGGGTGTTTTTACTGGACTTACTTTTGCCGGTTTTCTATTGGCTTTTACTCCATCTCTTCCAATTTATTCATTTGGCTGTTTATTCGTGGCTATTTGTGCAGGACTCGGAAATGGTACCATTTTCAAATTAGTACCTTTATATTTTTCGAAACAGGCAGGAATCGTAAATGGTATTGTCTCAGCGATGGGAGGACTTGGAGGCTTTTTTCCGCCTATCATTTTGACCATACTCTTTAATTGGACTGGACACTATGCAATTGGCTTCATGTCGCTATCAGAGTTTTCATTAGCAGCTTCAATACTAGTCGTCTGGCTCTACTATCGTGAAAAGCAGGATATCTCCGCCAAAATTGTCAATCATGCTACTGATGGAATTACTGTTACTGATAAAAATGGAATTATTCAAAGTGTCAATCCCGCTTTTACAAAAATAACTGGTTATACCAAGGATGAAGTGATTGGAAAAACACCGAGTGTACTTCAATCTGGAGAACACGATAATGCCTTCTATAAAAAGATGTGGGATAGTTTGATAAATGCAGGCTACTGGGAAGGGTTCATTTGGAACAAACGAAAAAACCAAGAAATTTACCAAGAGTGGTTAACAATTACTGCCATTCGCGATGACAGTGGCGACACAAAAAATTACGTTGGCATGTTTCATGAAGTTGATGATAAAAAGAAATCATAG
- a CDS encoding HD domain-containing protein has product MRDVRLINIFEHHIAQKYLNRSGIAHAIAVAYHAFHLAKEHQLDIDIAAKAGLLHDMGHYTWYKNGKWDYDLYKQNDIHPIKGAERAHKLLIRLGENPVKAKSIALAILFHTDSFLPSNDIVRTPLQQIVKWADEKDEEEGGMHHYRTIDYDRAKQSIIRLDDLIDIELAK; this is encoded by the coding sequence ATGAGAGATGTAAGGTTAATTAACATATTTGAACATCATATTGCACAAAAATACTTGAATCGATCTGGCATTGCACATGCAATTGCAGTGGCCTATCATGCCTTTCATTTAGCCAAAGAACATCAACTGGATATTGATATTGCGGCAAAGGCAGGGCTTTTACATGATATGGGGCACTATACCTGGTATAAAAATGGGAAATGGGACTATGATTTATATAAACAAAATGACATTCATCCAATTAAGGGTGCGGAGAGAGCACACAAATTATTAATCCGTCTTGGTGAGAATCCAGTAAAGGCAAAAAGCATCGCTTTAGCAATACTGTTTCATACCGATTCATTCTTACCATCAAACGATATTGTTCGTACACCGCTCCAGCAAATTGTGAAATGGGCGGATGAGAAAGACGAAGAAGAGGGAGGGATGCACCACTATCGAACAATCGATTACGATCGGGCAAAACAAAGCATTATACGCCTAGATGACTTGATTGATATAGAACTAGCAAAATAA
- a CDS encoding LTA synthase family protein gives MKKIRLPEIKNNGSIAFFAIAVVLFWLKTYAAYQVEFTLGIDNTLQKFLLFINPLSSALFFFGLALLFKKRMKLVIIITNFILSFLLYANIAYYRFFSDFITVPVLMSTKTNAGQLGDSALSLMSPFDFLYFLDFFILIALSLTVFKKVTVENRKSFKVVLLFAVTVFLFNLGLAEKDRPQLLSRSFDRNYLVKYLGAYNFTIYDVIQNIKSSGQRALADSSDITDVENYRKANFAAPNPEYFGKAKGMNVIYIAMESLQSFAIDYKMPDGQEVTPFLNSLVHGNDAFYFENFFHQTGQGKTSDAEFLMENGLYPMAQGAVFVNKAQNTYHAMPAILKGNGYYSASFHGNYKTFWNRNVMYKALGYDQFFDAEYYNMIEENTKNYGLKDKPFFTESMPLLKSLPQPFYTKFLTLSNHFPFEMDPEDTEFPAGDTGDKVVDQYFQAAHYMDEAIEQFFNDLKASGLYDNTVIVMYGDHYGISENHNEAMAKVLGVEEITPTLNTGLQRVPLFIHVPGVKGGIQQQYGGQADVRSTILHLLGIDTKDYLELGSDLLSKDHRNWALFRNGDFVSPEIVQVKGKCYSNVTGEILEGTEACKEIAEKAATELQMSDEIVYKDLLRFYQPEGYTPIDPNDFEYLAPKMKKGVTENTEVKENEGTNKTDSTESTEGTNENETATEGIKETETANE, from the coding sequence ATGAAAAAGATTAGACTGCCTGAAATAAAAAATAATGGATCCATTGCTTTCTTTGCAATTGCCGTTGTTTTATTCTGGCTAAAAACATACGCAGCATATCAAGTTGAATTTACCCTTGGAATTGATAATACCCTACAAAAATTCCTCTTGTTTATTAACCCGCTAAGTTCAGCGCTATTCTTCTTTGGTTTAGCTTTACTTTTCAAAAAGCGCATGAAATTAGTCATTATTATTACAAATTTTATTTTATCGTTCTTATTGTACGCTAATATTGCCTATTACAGATTCTTCAGCGATTTTATTACAGTTCCAGTATTAATGTCGACCAAAACAAATGCTGGACAACTGGGAGATAGTGCACTTTCATTAATGTCGCCATTTGATTTCTTATACTTCTTAGATTTCTTTATTTTGATAGCATTGTCTTTGACTGTATTTAAGAAGGTTACTGTTGAGAATCGAAAGTCATTTAAAGTAGTTCTATTGTTTGCGGTCACGGTATTCTTATTTAATCTTGGATTGGCAGAAAAAGACCGTCCACAGCTATTAAGCCGTTCGTTTGATAGAAATTACTTGGTAAAATATTTAGGTGCCTATAACTTTACCATTTATGATGTTATACAAAACATCAAATCTTCAGGCCAACGGGCCCTTGCCGACAGCAGTGATATAACAGATGTTGAGAACTATCGGAAAGCAAATTTTGCAGCACCAAATCCTGAATACTTCGGAAAAGCAAAAGGAATGAATGTAATCTATATTGCAATGGAATCCCTTCAAAGCTTTGCCATTGATTATAAAATGCCGGATGGTCAGGAAGTAACACCGTTCTTAAATTCCTTAGTTCATGGGAATGACGCATTTTATTTTGAAAACTTTTTTCATCAAACTGGTCAAGGTAAGACGTCAGACGCAGAATTCCTGATGGAAAATGGATTATACCCAATGGCTCAGGGTGCTGTTTTCGTCAATAAAGCACAAAACACCTACCATGCAATGCCAGCCATTCTAAAAGGCAACGGCTATTATTCCGCTTCGTTTCATGGGAACTATAAAACGTTCTGGAACCGAAACGTTATGTACAAAGCTTTAGGCTATGATCAATTTTTTGATGCCGAATATTACAATATGATAGAGGAAAATACTAAGAATTACGGTTTAAAGGATAAGCCATTCTTTACAGAATCAATGCCTTTACTGAAGAGCTTACCCCAGCCGTTCTATACGAAGTTTTTAACCCTTTCTAACCATTTTCCATTTGAAATGGATCCAGAGGATACTGAGTTTCCTGCTGGAGATACAGGGGATAAAGTGGTCGATCAATATTTCCAAGCCGCGCACTACATGGATGAGGCGATTGAACAGTTCTTTAATGATCTAAAGGCTTCGGGTTTATACGATAATACAGTCATTGTGATGTATGGAGACCACTACGGTATTTCTGAAAATCACAATGAGGCGATGGCGAAGGTCCTTGGTGTTGAGGAAATTACTCCAACCCTAAATACCGGCTTGCAGCGAGTTCCTTTATTTATTCATGTTCCTGGAGTAAAAGGTGGGATTCAGCAGCAATATGGTGGTCAGGCTGATGTGCGTTCAACCATTCTACACTTATTAGGTATTGATACAAAAGACTACTTGGAACTTGGATCTGATTTATTATCTAAGGATCACCGTAATTGGGCATTATTTAGAAATGGTGATTTCGTTTCACCTGAAATCGTTCAAGTAAAAGGTAAATGCTACAGTAACGTAACAGGGGAAATACTCGAAGGAACTGAGGCGTGTAAGGAAATTGCAGAAAAAGCAGCAACAGAGCTTCAAATGTCAGATGAAATCGTTTATAAAGACCTTTTACGTTTCTACCAGCCTGAGGGATATACACCAATAGATCCTAATGACTTCGAATATTTAGCTCCCAAAATGAAAAAAGGAGTAACTGAAAATACCGAAGTAAAAGAAAACGAAGGTACCAATAAAACTGATAGTACAGAAAGTACAGAAGGCACAAATGAAAATGAAACTGCAACAGAAGGTATAAAGGAAACAGAAACTGCAAATGAATAA
- a CDS encoding Na(+)/H(+) antiporter subunit C produces the protein MEILMAFVIGILFMIATYLMLSKSLLRIIVGTGLLSHGAHLLILTMGGLKRGAAPILGGNEESYTDPLPQALILTAIVISFGVTAFFLVLAYRSYQELGTDNVEGMRGTEKDD, from the coding sequence ATGGAAATATTAATGGCATTTGTAATTGGTATTCTATTTATGATCGCCACCTATTTAATGCTTTCAAAAAGTCTATTACGTATTATTGTTGGTACTGGACTATTAAGCCATGGTGCTCATCTCCTTATTCTAACCATGGGTGGACTTAAACGAGGAGCTGCACCAATTCTAGGAGGAAATGAGGAGAGCTATACAGATCCATTGCCTCAGGCGTTAATTTTAACCGCCATTGTTATCAGCTTTGGTGTGACAGCATTTTTCTTAGTATTGGCTTATCGATCCTATCAAGAGCTGGGAACAGATAATGTAGAAGGAATGAGGGGAACAGAGAAAGATGACTAA
- a CDS encoding acyl-CoA dehydrogenase family protein, whose amino-acid sequence MNFQQLESFDQQYELMKELSERFLSRAHQVDIEGSFPYENIQDLKDSGYTSLTVPKKYGGREISLYDMLRFQEKIAEGDGATALSIGWHMGIIKNLSEKNSWDEIIFNKICKDVRNGYLINSAATEPKTGSPTRGGKPETSAYKEGNNWIINGRKTFTTMAPVLDYFIVSATIKATNHVGNFLIPRSSNGIFIEETWDSIALRGTGSHDLVLHNVSIPEEFFVEQLGNEGKKPNGWLLHIPACYLGIAKAAKKYAIEFAKDYSPNSVEGTIIDLPNVRQKIGEMELKLMESEYFLHSVAKQWDNSDELSRGNMGPFLGAAKLNVTNNAIGVVDLAMRLVGAKSLSLKNPLQRYYRDVRAGLHNPPMDDMTIQILANHAIKQFD is encoded by the coding sequence ATGAATTTTCAACAATTAGAATCATTTGATCAGCAATATGAATTGATGAAAGAACTTTCAGAGCGATTTTTGTCAAGAGCTCATCAAGTAGATATCGAGGGAAGTTTTCCATACGAGAATATTCAAGATTTAAAAGATAGCGGTTATACCTCATTAACGGTTCCTAAGAAGTATGGGGGAAGAGAAATTTCTTTGTATGACATGCTTCGTTTTCAAGAGAAAATTGCAGAGGGAGATGGTGCAACCGCGCTATCAATCGGCTGGCATATGGGGATTATCAAAAATCTCTCAGAAAAAAATTCTTGGGATGAAATCATCTTTAATAAAATCTGTAAAGACGTAAGAAATGGTTACTTAATCAATAGTGCTGCAACAGAGCCAAAAACAGGAAGCCCGACCCGTGGAGGAAAGCCTGAAACCTCAGCTTATAAAGAGGGGAATAATTGGATAATAAACGGGAGAAAAACCTTTACTACCATGGCCCCCGTATTAGATTATTTTATTGTAAGTGCAACGATAAAAGCTACCAATCATGTAGGAAACTTCCTTATCCCTAGATCCTCAAATGGAATATTTATTGAAGAAACCTGGGATAGTATTGCCTTACGAGGAACGGGAAGTCATGATTTAGTTCTTCACAATGTATCCATACCTGAGGAATTCTTTGTAGAGCAACTTGGAAATGAGGGTAAGAAACCAAATGGCTGGCTTCTTCATATACCAGCTTGTTATCTTGGGATAGCAAAAGCGGCAAAGAAATATGCGATAGAATTTGCTAAAGATTATTCTCCTAATAGTGTTGAAGGTACAATCATTGACTTACCGAACGTACGGCAAAAAATAGGGGAAATGGAATTGAAGCTGATGGAGTCAGAGTATTTCTTACATTCTGTCGCAAAGCAATGGGATAATTCTGACGAGCTGAGCAGAGGGAATATGGGTCCATTCCTTGGAGCAGCCAAATTAAATGTTACAAATAATGCCATCGGTGTAGTGGATTTAGCAATGAGATTAGTAGGAGCAAAAAGTCTGTCGTTAAAAAATCCTTTGCAGCGATACTATCGTGATGTGCGAGCAGGGCTTCACAACCCGCCAATGGATGATATGACTATCCAAATTTTAGCAAACCACGCCATTAAACAATTTGATTAA